The following proteins come from a genomic window of Methanocella conradii HZ254:
- a CDS encoding alpha/beta hydrolase has product MSKKRVEEKRKKERSRRLLYAGICAVAFIIVMGLIFFAWYSNVPKKSETAKLWSIDDAGKLNFTERGKVEGRATVIENTDGYTLEKVVYKSFGDDVYALLRRPKNVTRPPVVIVLPAATITKEADHATAEALCEMGYASLTLDLRGNGGETGGYWVSNWTAGFDDFLAGGDPVQYKQVYDVLKGLDYVKSREDLDGGNVCLLGESMGGMWAIVAAGLEPDFKGVITISSCDFELPDTSDAQALRFVNAVLPSNYLKDLPPRKLAMFQFDGDIVVTMEQGKALYDKAYEPKAWHLYSGGIHGVYDKAYGADLRSELKEMLGK; this is encoded by the coding sequence GTGTCCAAGAAGAGGGTAGAAGAAAAGCGAAAGAAGGAGCGTTCGAGGCGCCTCCTCTACGCGGGGATCTGTGCGGTAGCGTTCATTATAGTGATGGGCCTCATTTTCTTCGCCTGGTACTCAAATGTGCCGAAGAAAAGCGAGACTGCAAAGCTCTGGTCGATTGACGATGCGGGCAAGCTCAACTTCACCGAACGCGGAAAGGTTGAAGGCCGCGCCACCGTAATCGAGAATACGGATGGCTATACGCTGGAGAAGGTGGTATATAAGAGCTTTGGAGATGACGTTTACGCCCTTTTAAGGAGGCCGAAGAACGTCACGCGGCCCCCCGTCGTCATCGTGTTGCCCGCCGCGACGATAACCAAGGAGGCTGACCACGCCACTGCGGAGGCGTTGTGTGAGATGGGATACGCCTCGCTGACGCTCGACCTCAGGGGTAACGGGGGCGAGACCGGCGGATACTGGGTGAGCAACTGGACGGCGGGGTTCGACGATTTCCTGGCGGGCGGCGACCCTGTGCAGTATAAGCAAGTCTACGATGTGCTCAAGGGACTGGACTACGTGAAGTCGAGGGAAGACCTTGACGGCGGCAACGTGTGCCTGCTTGGCGAGAGCATGGGCGGCATGTGGGCCATCGTCGCCGCCGGCCTGGAGCCCGACTTCAAGGGAGTAATAACCATAAGCTCCTGCGACTTCGAATTGCCAGACACCAGCGATGCGCAGGCCTTGAGGTTCGTCAACGCAGTGCTGCCATCCAACTATCTAAAGGACCTGCCGCCGCGCAAGCTTGCCATGTTCCAGTTCGATGGCGACATCGTGGTTACGATGGAGCAGGGCAAGGCGTTATATGACAAGGCATACGAGCCTAAGGCCTGGCACCTCTATAGCGGCGGCATTCACGGAGTTTATGATAAGGCGTACGGCGCAGACCTTCGGTCCGAGCTAAAGGAGATGCTGGGTAAGTAG
- a CDS encoding V-type ATPase subunit subunit G family protein, which yields MVGQKTLLEQIRDKESELNRRLEVAAKEAEGIVLDARRRAESIIRDAELKGSELAAEHYRRGKAAIDGQVEEIKGSEAMKASALRERGEKNLPAAVDLIIKFVAYH from the coding sequence ATGGTTGGACAGAAGACTTTACTGGAGCAGATAAGGGATAAGGAGTCGGAGCTTAACAGGCGCCTGGAGGTGGCGGCGAAGGAAGCCGAGGGCATCGTGTTAGACGCCAGGCGAAGGGCGGAGTCGATCATCAGGGATGCCGAGCTTAAGGGGAGCGAGCTTGCCGCTGAACACTACCGTCGCGGCAAGGCGGCGATAGATGGCCAGGTTGAAGAGATTAAGGGGAGCGAGGCGATGAAGGCCTCAGCCCTCCGTGAGCGGGGGGAGAAAAACCTGCCTGCTGCGGTTGATTTAATCATAAAGTTTGTAGCTTACCATTGA
- a CDS encoding HFX_2341 family transcriptional regulator domain-containing protein produces the protein MTKPGVHIIPAGMEYDRVVKPLFKDFTVSKAYLLINDPTKSKKGFAEQQEAVEKFIKAIRQAPIEWEEVYVDIYDFNETFKAVYRLINKEALAGNPVYINISSAPKILQVALTMAAFLNKGYGDVELFYVEPERYYEGEVIDTIMRLLERGADEKAIVNRLRGLAREIEAHGMAAGESRIHEFPPFPIADISDIEYEMLKLIRKWEKAEGEGRGVSSIKEMKEILDRELGHPTPRSNVKYYLDNLQKLGLIMTERDKKELRIRLTRVGELFADTRNC, from the coding sequence ATGACTAAACCTGGCGTTCACATAATACCTGCTGGCATGGAATATGATCGTGTAGTAAAGCCGTTATTCAAGGATTTCACCGTATCAAAGGCTTACCTGTTGATAAACGACCCTACGAAAAGCAAAAAGGGCTTTGCCGAACAGCAGGAGGCCGTAGAGAAGTTCATCAAGGCCATCCGGCAGGCCCCCATCGAGTGGGAAGAAGTATACGTGGATATATACGATTTCAACGAGACGTTTAAGGCCGTTTACAGGTTGATCAATAAGGAGGCCCTTGCGGGCAATCCCGTTTATATAAACATATCTTCTGCCCCTAAAATCTTGCAGGTCGCATTGACGATGGCGGCTTTCCTGAATAAGGGCTATGGCGATGTGGAGCTATTCTACGTGGAGCCGGAGCGATACTATGAAGGAGAGGTGATTGACACCATAATGAGGCTTCTGGAGAGGGGGGCAGACGAAAAGGCAATCGTAAACAGGTTAAGGGGACTTGCCCGTGAAATTGAGGCGCACGGCATGGCGGCTGGCGAGTCCAGGATACACGAGTTCCCGCCCTTCCCCATAGCGGATATCAGCGATATAGAGTACGAGATGCTGAAGCTCATACGGAAGTGGGAGAAGGCTGAAGGCGAAGGCCGTGGAGTGAGCTCAATAAAAGAGATGAAGGAGATCCTTGACAGGGAACTGGGGCATCCCACGCCCCGCTCAAACGTGAAGTATTACCTGGATAATCTGCAAAAGCTCGGCCTTATCATGACGGAGCGAGATAAGAAGGAATTGAGGATTAGGCTTACCAGAGTGGGGGAGCTGTTTGCCGACACGAGAAATTGCTGA
- a CDS encoding universal stress protein, giving the protein MMADRILIATDGSRYGQMAVDYGVRLAGRLGAEVIALYVVSLKSLEVYALGHHDDIGGYAGADAALKDEGEKALAYAASAGKKAGVAVSTRMVRGYPADEIIRLASDEGVSMIVMGSLGKTGLEHLLLGSVSEAVVKKAPCPVLVVRGAVSA; this is encoded by the coding sequence ATGATGGCTGATAGGATATTGATTGCTACTGATGGGTCAAGGTATGGCCAGATGGCCGTGGATTATGGGGTGAGGCTCGCTGGCAGGCTTGGCGCAGAGGTCATAGCCCTCTACGTCGTGAGCCTGAAGAGCCTGGAGGTGTACGCCCTCGGGCATCACGACGACATTGGCGGCTACGCCGGGGCTGACGCTGCGCTGAAGGATGAAGGGGAAAAGGCGCTTGCCTACGCGGCATCAGCGGGTAAAAAGGCCGGCGTTGCCGTTTCTACCAGGATGGTCCGGGGCTACCCGGCCGACGAGATAATCAGGCTGGCGTCGGATGAAGGCGTTTCCATGATAGTCATGGGTAGCCTGGGGAAGACTGGCCTCGAGCACCTTTTATTGGGAAGCGTGTCTGAAGCCGTTGTGAAAAAGGCCCCCTGCCCCGTTCTCGTCGTCCGCGGTGCCGTTAGCGCTTAA
- a CDS encoding TIGR04083 family peptide-modifying radical SAM enzyme, whose amino-acid sequence MPFHVMLIPTLGCPSKCTYCWSSDVNSPKMSMETVEDVVEWLRLFRPGEAVTFTFHGGEPLLAGAEFYEKALKLLSEGTRDRKVAFAMQTNLWLMTPKIARILARYDIPIGSSLDGPKWINDLQRSKGYYEKTMRGYRIARENGLDVKFICTFTSYSIKFKEEIFNYFMDNGLTLKLHPALPSLRSEEPDKWALDPREYGELLVYLLDRYLENIGRIEVMNIDLLCKCIFTGHGTVCTFVDCMDDTFAVGPDGSIYPCYRFVGMPGYVMGNVSSHPTMEELKSSKAGKLMQRYKKYVDTHCKDCAHINYCRGGCPYNAIAPYDGMIKGVDPHCVAYKHIFSEIIDRMSEEMFGSSSLETTTFGPGPMSAPRKGIMSLMFKEI is encoded by the coding sequence ATGCCATTTCACGTGATGCTTATCCCGACCCTGGGATGCCCCTCGAAGTGCACCTATTGCTGGAGCTCTGACGTGAACTCCCCGAAAATGAGCATGGAGACGGTCGAAGACGTCGTAGAGTGGCTGAGGCTTTTCAGGCCAGGGGAGGCGGTAACCTTCACCTTCCATGGAGGGGAGCCGCTCCTGGCTGGCGCCGAGTTTTACGAAAAGGCGCTAAAGCTATTATCAGAAGGGACGAGGGACAGGAAGGTCGCGTTTGCCATGCAGACCAACCTATGGCTCATGACGCCCAAAATCGCAAGAATTTTAGCGAGGTATGACATCCCGATCGGCTCCAGCCTGGACGGCCCAAAATGGATTAACGACCTGCAAAGGTCTAAGGGGTATTATGAGAAGACCATGAGGGGCTATAGGATAGCGAGGGAGAACGGCCTTGACGTCAAGTTCATATGCACGTTCACGTCCTACTCGATAAAATTCAAAGAGGAGATCTTTAACTATTTCATGGATAACGGCCTGACTTTGAAGCTGCACCCCGCTTTGCCTTCCCTGCGTAGCGAGGAACCCGATAAGTGGGCGCTCGACCCAAGGGAATATGGGGAGCTTTTGGTATACCTTCTCGACAGGTACCTCGAGAACATCGGGAGGATTGAGGTGATGAACATCGACCTCCTGTGTAAGTGTATATTTACCGGCCATGGCACTGTTTGCACTTTTGTAGATTGCATGGATGATACGTTTGCCGTGGGGCCGGATGGTAGCATATATCCATGTTACAGGTTCGTTGGCATGCCAGGCTACGTGATGGGCAATGTGTCCAGCCATCCCACGATGGAAGAGCTTAAAAGTTCTAAGGCCGGGAAGCTGATGCAGAGGTATAAGAAGTACGTTGATACGCATTGTAAGGATTGCGCCCATATTAACTATTGTAGGGGCGGCTGCCCATACAACGCCATCGCTCCCTATGATGGCATGATAAAAGGCGTGGACCCCCATTGTGTGGCATATAAGCATATCTTTAGCGAGATCATCGATAGGATGAGCGAGGAGATGTTTGGCTCTTCAAGCCTTGAGACGACCACGTTTGGCCCGGGCCCGATGAGCGCCCCCAGGAAGGGAATCATGTCGCTCATGTTTAAGGAGATTTAA
- a CDS encoding V-type ATP synthase subunit I: MKRIQVIGPKKDLAGVVDTLYHAGTVHLEDVCECVPRECICLNKVEARKEAEALSLLARVGGVLLTLPKKDDPEKQAIIDEKLHAMTDEQVMARAAEVLSEVEWTTKELATRKSEREFNIIALGRYEKVIERIRHIEHELPVLENYEVNILIVQKEFKGVLDLIRDELVKITNDHFELAHTDIDEESMAAIAIFHKKYSDEVHAFLFSANVNEVRLPSEFMGMKFNDMLILIEQRRQQAMEEIREINAELEKLSVEWYQELLVLKGHLEDISEEYNTFNKFGESEYAFVIMGWVPAKYLKRTRKAIQKAYGDKVVVEELEVSPEDLEKAPTFYDNPWFVKPFEFLMGLVRPPKYLEVDPSPFISLFFPIFFGIMVGDIGYGLAILALSIAARIKFEKVGWLRDLSSILAISSIPAIFFGFLFGEFFGNFGEEMGWLHPLQVFGITLNRVEAIIPMLLVTIAIGIFHVYFGLAIGLINAITVGSKKHIAEKAGMIAILSGLIVAICCAGGIVPQALLYPAILLVLASIPVILYGGGIYGTIEVVSTMGNILSYARLMAIGMASVILALVANEFAGTLGVVIVGLTAAVLLHALNLVLAMFSPSIHALRLHMVEFFTKFYEGGGTQYKPFGRQA; the protein is encoded by the coding sequence ATGAAAAGGATACAGGTGATCGGCCCGAAAAAGGACCTCGCAGGGGTAGTAGACACGCTTTATCATGCCGGGACTGTTCACCTTGAAGACGTGTGCGAGTGCGTCCCCAGGGAATGCATATGCCTGAACAAGGTCGAGGCCAGGAAAGAGGCCGAGGCATTGAGCCTCTTAGCCCGCGTCGGAGGCGTGCTGCTGACGCTCCCAAAAAAGGACGACCCGGAGAAGCAGGCGATCATCGACGAGAAGCTCCACGCTATGACCGACGAGCAGGTCATGGCAAGGGCAGCCGAAGTCTTAAGCGAGGTCGAGTGGACCACGAAGGAGCTGGCGACGAGGAAGAGCGAGCGCGAGTTTAACATCATAGCTCTCGGCCGCTATGAAAAGGTAATCGAGAGGATAAGGCACATCGAGCACGAGCTGCCCGTGCTCGAGAACTACGAGGTTAACATCCTTATCGTCCAGAAGGAGTTCAAGGGCGTGCTCGACCTGATAAGGGACGAGCTCGTGAAGATCACCAACGACCACTTTGAGCTTGCCCATACGGATATCGATGAAGAGTCGATGGCGGCGATCGCGATATTCCACAAGAAGTATTCAGATGAGGTGCACGCCTTCCTCTTTTCAGCTAACGTAAACGAGGTGCGCCTGCCCAGCGAGTTCATGGGCATGAAGTTCAACGACATGCTAATCCTCATAGAGCAGAGGCGGCAGCAGGCGATGGAGGAGATCCGCGAGATCAACGCCGAGCTTGAAAAGCTCTCGGTGGAGTGGTACCAGGAGCTCTTGGTCTTAAAGGGCCATCTAGAGGATATTAGCGAGGAGTATAATACGTTCAATAAGTTCGGGGAATCCGAGTACGCCTTCGTGATCATGGGATGGGTTCCGGCAAAGTACCTGAAGAGGACGAGGAAGGCCATACAAAAGGCTTATGGGGATAAAGTGGTCGTAGAAGAGCTCGAGGTGAGCCCCGAAGACCTTGAGAAGGCCCCCACTTTTTACGACAACCCCTGGTTTGTGAAGCCATTCGAGTTCCTCATGGGGCTAGTCAGGCCCCCGAAGTACCTTGAGGTGGACCCGAGCCCGTTTATTTCGCTGTTCTTCCCCATATTCTTCGGTATAATGGTGGGCGATATCGGCTATGGGCTGGCAATACTCGCCCTGTCCATTGCCGCGAGGATAAAGTTCGAGAAGGTTGGCTGGCTGCGTGACCTGTCCAGCATACTCGCCATCTCCTCTATACCAGCGATATTCTTTGGATTTTTGTTCGGGGAGTTTTTCGGGAACTTTGGGGAGGAGATGGGCTGGCTTCATCCGTTGCAGGTATTCGGAATCACGCTGAACAGGGTCGAAGCCATAATCCCCATGCTTCTAGTGACCATCGCCATAGGCATATTCCACGTCTATTTCGGGCTGGCCATAGGGCTGATAAACGCCATAACGGTCGGGAGTAAGAAGCATATCGCCGAGAAGGCGGGCATGATAGCCATCCTCTCGGGGCTTATAGTGGCTATATGCTGTGCCGGGGGCATCGTGCCGCAGGCGCTCCTGTATCCAGCAATACTGCTGGTGCTGGCCTCCATCCCCGTGATCCTTTATGGCGGCGGCATATATGGCACCATCGAGGTGGTGAGCACGATGGGCAACATCCTCTCGTATGCGAGGCTGATGGCAATTGGAATGGCCTCGGTTATCCTTGCCCTGGTGGCCAACGAGTTCGCGGGCACGCTGGGCGTCGTAATAGTGGGCCTTACCGCAGCGGTCCTCCTGCATGCCCTCAACCTCGTCCTCGCCATGTTTAGCCCGTCGATACACGCCTTGAGGCTGCACATGGTTGAGTTCTTCACCAAATTCTATGAGGGCGGGGGCACTCAGTATAAGCCATTTGGCAGGCAAGCATAA
- a CDS encoding NifB/NifX family molybdenum-iron cluster-binding protein, with translation MTRLAAPVSSPEGPGSTVSDHFAMSEDFAILEAEGDRIVSIEFAHNEKADDTKAAEFIADKGVEVVLAGRIGSCMTRIFHERGIKIFCGAEGTVEEAFKQYVAGRLMEVSPNPYQL, from the coding sequence ATGACAAGGCTGGCGGCGCCAGTATCCTCTCCAGAAGGCCCGGGGTCCACGGTAAGCGACCATTTCGCCATGAGCGAGGACTTTGCCATCCTGGAAGCTGAGGGGGACAGGATAGTATCCATCGAGTTCGCCCATAATGAGAAGGCGGACGATACGAAGGCGGCGGAGTTCATAGCGGATAAAGGCGTCGAAGTCGTGCTGGCAGGACGCATTGGGTCGTGCATGACCAGGATATTTCATGAGAGGGGGATAAAAATCTTCTGCGGGGCGGAGGGCACGGTGGAGGAGGCCTTTAAGCAATATGTGGCGGGCAGGCTCATGGAAGTAAGCCCAAACCCGTATCAGCTATAG
- the pdxT gene encoding pyridoxal 5'-phosphate synthase glutaminase subunit PdxT — protein sequence MKIGVIALQGNVEEHVEALSRVFRGEIVKIKHKGTVPSCDAIIIPGGESTTLCRLAWSEGIAQEIIERARQGMPIMGTCAGLILLASRGDDDVKKTRQKLLGLMDTTVDRNAFGRQRESFEAPLDVSCISGGPFNAVFIRAPAIVSAGKSVEALATLDGRIVAARQGNMLALAFHPELTDDARIHEYFMDIVKSHAKK from the coding sequence ATGAAGATAGGGGTCATCGCCCTACAGGGAAACGTAGAAGAGCACGTCGAGGCGTTATCGCGCGTCTTCCGCGGAGAGATAGTCAAAATAAAACATAAGGGCACCGTGCCGTCGTGCGATGCGATCATTATACCGGGAGGCGAGAGCACCACGCTATGCAGGCTCGCATGGTCAGAAGGCATAGCACAGGAGATAATCGAGCGTGCACGTCAGGGCATGCCCATCATGGGCACATGCGCCGGCCTCATCCTGCTGGCCAGCAGGGGCGACGACGACGTGAAAAAGACGAGGCAAAAATTGCTGGGCTTGATGGACACGACGGTGGACCGTAATGCTTTTGGAAGGCAGCGTGAATCGTTTGAGGCGCCCCTCGATGTGTCATGCATTAGTGGTGGGCCGTTTAATGCGGTTTTTATCCGTGCGCCCGCCATCGTGTCCGCTGGGAAGAGCGTCGAAGCGCTCGCCACCCTCGATGGGCGCATCGTCGCCGCCAGGCAGGGGAACATGCTGGCGCTCGCATTTCACCCCGAGCTTACCGACGACGCCAGGATCCATGAGTACTTCATGGATATCGTGAAAAGCCACGCCAAAAAGTAG
- a CDS encoding prenyltransferase/squalene oxidase repeat-containing protein, which translates to MDTLEKAIKFLMGSQRADGSWGNGDPFVCARVMLALKDDAPEGMLLKGLKYLEGRQETDGHFKPVGGMYSDATSTAYALIVLNKFDYGKASLPVSRGIVWLVESQNKDGSWGKNKEKKAYTTTFCLRALHAFYLSGINRFARGLEFSLGYLRGLDFSREPVSHVYAPILNLYRMSYLDEGLRDKFFEFALDAAEPALEGGSVADVAYLLGTLKALGEADVSAALEEWLAAAQHDDGSFGKDLASPGDPNWTALVALAIKGML; encoded by the coding sequence ATGGACACGCTGGAAAAGGCTATTAAATTTTTGATGGGCTCGCAGCGCGCCGACGGCTCGTGGGGCAATGGCGACCCGTTTGTATGCGCGCGCGTCATGCTCGCCCTAAAGGATGACGCGCCGGAGGGGATGCTTTTGAAAGGCTTAAAATACCTGGAGGGGCGGCAGGAGACGGATGGCCACTTCAAGCCTGTAGGTGGGATGTACTCGGATGCCACTAGCACCGCCTACGCCCTTATCGTCCTGAATAAGTTCGACTATGGCAAGGCGAGCCTGCCCGTCAGCCGGGGCATCGTATGGCTCGTGGAAAGCCAGAACAAGGACGGGTCATGGGGTAAAAATAAAGAGAAGAAGGCATATACTACCACGTTTTGCCTGCGGGCCCTTCATGCTTTTTACTTGAGCGGGATTAATCGGTTTGCGCGGGGCCTGGAGTTTTCGCTCGGGTATTTGAGGGGACTGGATTTCTCCCGCGAGCCTGTATCTCACGTTTATGCCCCGATATTGAATCTATACAGGATGTCTTACCTGGATGAGGGCTTGAGGGATAAATTTTTTGAGTTTGCGCTGGATGCGGCCGAGCCTGCCCTGGAGGGCGGCAGCGTGGCCGACGTGGCCTATCTTCTTGGCACGTTAAAAGCGCTGGGGGAGGCCGATGTTTCGGCGGCGCTGGAGGAGTGGCTGGCGGCGGCGCAGCACGATGACGGCAGCTTTGGCAAGGACCTCGCCTCGCCGGGCGACCCTAACTGGACGGCGCTCGTGGCGCTGGCCATTAAAGGCATGCTTTAG
- a CDS encoding PAS domain S-box protein, which translates to MEISREAFARIKEALKTKPRGMNINEISKEIGINRLTVAKYLEMLVLTGQVDVKKFGPSKVYYLSHRLPISAMLSLSSDFIIILDKNLRLVYANDRFFEESGIRREDILYKNIEIIENYRFPVSVRPFIKSYIKNAIEGKESLVEVQYQKEKMHYLEIKFIPMVFDDGEKGVTIIIENITDRKRAEEALKESEERFHATFEQAAVGMAHLDAEGRFIRLNQKYCDILGYTHEEIAGKTFLSITYPDDVQISEKHFNELKSGKINSYSFEKRYIKKDGSPVWANATVSAVRKPDGSIKYVIAVVEDISARKHAEEELKKARDELDRRVKERTLELEVANKALISEIGQRVRSDEPLRVGEDKYRSIVENVPDGVWEIDKDEVFVYASPRILDILGYSPEEVIGKSPYDFMPKASRNKVRREVRKMLEKEDGFKLVECDLLHKDGRKIRVEISIRPIFDSNVGGGGKRKGKD; encoded by the coding sequence ATGGAAATCAGCAGGGAAGCATTCGCCCGCATTAAAGAGGCTCTCAAGACCAAGCCGAGAGGCATGAACATCAACGAGATCTCGAAGGAGATAGGCATCAACAGGCTAACGGTGGCTAAGTACCTCGAGATGCTTGTGCTCACAGGGCAGGTAGACGTGAAAAAGTTTGGCCCTTCAAAGGTGTATTACTTATCACACCGCCTGCCCATATCTGCGATGCTCAGCCTCTCCTCGGACTTCATCATCATACTGGATAAAAACCTCAGGCTGGTCTACGCAAACGACAGGTTCTTCGAAGAATCGGGCATAAGAAGAGAGGATATACTCTATAAGAACATTGAAATCATAGAGAATTATAGATTTCCTGTTAGTGTCCGGCCATTCATTAAATCCTACATTAAAAACGCTATAGAGGGTAAAGAATCCTTAGTTGAAGTCCAATATCAAAAAGAAAAGATGCATTACTTAGAGATCAAGTTCATACCGATGGTCTTCGACGACGGCGAAAAGGGCGTCACCATCATCATCGAGAACATCACGGACAGGAAGAGGGCGGAAGAGGCTTTAAAAGAGAGCGAAGAGAGGTTCCATGCAACCTTCGAGCAGGCGGCTGTCGGGATGGCGCACCTCGATGCTGAGGGGCGATTCATACGCCTCAACCAAAAATACTGCGACATACTGGGGTACACCCATGAAGAGATTGCAGGAAAGACGTTTTTAAGCATCACATACCCTGACGACGTCCAAATCAGCGAAAAGCACTTCAATGAGCTAAAGTCGGGCAAAATAAACTCATATTCTTTTGAAAAGAGGTACATAAAGAAGGACGGCTCGCCCGTCTGGGCGAACGCCACGGTATCGGCGGTACGCAAGCCCGATGGCTCCATAAAGTACGTCATAGCGGTCGTCGAGGACATCTCGGCGCGCAAGCATGCGGAAGAAGAGCTTAAAAAGGCGCGCGATGAGCTTGACAGAAGGGTGAAGGAGCGGACGCTTGAGCTCGAGGTGGCTAACAAGGCGCTGATATCTGAAATAGGCCAGCGCGTCAGGTCTGATGAACCCCTCCGCGTCGGCGAGGATAAGTATCGCAGCATCGTGGAAAACGTCCCGGACGGCGTATGGGAGATAGACAAGGACGAAGTTTTCGTGTACGCGAGCCCCAGGATATTGGACATACTCGGCTATAGTCCCGAAGAGGTCATAGGCAAAAGCCCTTACGACTTCATGCCTAAGGCGTCCAGAAATAAAGTCCGTCGAGAGGTTCGGAAAATGCTAGAAAAAGAGGACGGTTTCAAGCTCGTTGAATGCGACCTGTTGCATAAGGATGGCCGTAAGATTCGTGTGGAGATTAGTATCAGACCAATCTTCGATTCAAATGTGGGGGGGGGGGGGAAGAGAAAAGGGAAAGACTAA
- a CDS encoding methanogenesis marker 12 protein, protein MYIGIDHGTTGIRFADTDERWFELTRQQARDMSKGQIIDTMLENFRASRRDVEMIAVTYSMGDGISSITPIEKVKNRGVISREGAGVHVGGGTNVYDAIAESGLPAVVIPGIHRRNYGHPCFKVYSHGASPEKLGIAYNAYMASGDEDFIVSDISSNTVTMGVEKLRMLGAIDACIFAPGVHHGPLDLQAIRDVDSGHITANDAFSTAGVSKLIPYKSLGSLMEALEKNDKDALWAFDTIAVFAAMEVASFQTLIPGAAIFTAGSVGSMGLVKDRMSSLLKKDIKALGTLSAAVGLAQIARDVHHGKKEILGIKVER, encoded by the coding sequence GTGTATATAGGCATAGATCATGGTACTACCGGCATACGGTTTGCGGACACAGATGAAAGATGGTTCGAGCTCACCAGGCAACAGGCACGCGACATGAGCAAGGGGCAGATAATCGATACCATGCTTGAAAATTTCAGGGCGTCGAGGAGAGATGTCGAGATGATCGCCGTAACCTACTCGATGGGCGATGGAATATCGAGCATCACTCCGATCGAGAAGGTGAAAAACAGGGGCGTCATCAGCCGTGAAGGGGCCGGAGTACACGTGGGCGGAGGAACGAACGTGTACGATGCCATCGCCGAATCTGGCCTGCCCGCAGTCGTCATACCTGGCATACACCGCCGCAACTATGGGCACCCGTGCTTTAAGGTATATTCGCATGGCGCCAGCCCTGAAAAGCTCGGCATCGCCTACAACGCTTACATGGCTTCTGGTGATGAGGATTTCATCGTCTCGGATATAAGCTCTAATACGGTGACGATGGGCGTCGAGAAGTTGAGAATGCTGGGGGCCATCGACGCCTGCATATTTGCCCCTGGGGTCCATCACGGCCCTCTAGACCTTCAGGCCATAAGAGACGTCGACTCCGGCCATATCACGGCCAACGACGCTTTCTCCACGGCGGGCGTGTCCAAGCTTATACCCTATAAAAGCCTTGGCTCGCTCATGGAGGCGCTAGAGAAAAACGACAAAGACGCTCTCTGGGCCTTCGACACCATAGCAGTGTTTGCGGCCATGGAGGTGGCCTCGTTCCAGACGCTCATACCTGGCGCCGCCATCTTCACGGCGGGCTCGGTCGGCTCGATGGGGCTTGTGAAAGACAGGATGTCCAGCCTCCTAAAAAAAGATATAAAAGCCCTTGGAACGCTATCCGCGGCTGTCGGCCTGGCCCAGATAGCGCGGGACGTTCATCACGGAAAAAAGGAAATATTAGGGATAAAAGTCGAGAGATGA